From Pararhodobacter zhoushanensis, the proteins below share one genomic window:
- the iscR gene encoding Fe-S cluster assembly transcriptional regulator IscR, with protein MKLSTKGRYAMVAMVDLALLLRGTGARHVSLAEIARRQDVSQAYLEQLFVKLRRAGLVESVRGPGGGYRLAREPADIRVSEVLEAVEETVSAMEKGAGASGGMSGSQAQSMTNRLWESLSAQVYVFLHQTTLADVAANGLKPCPAVPGLFRVSA; from the coding sequence ATGAAGCTGTCGACCAAGGGGCGTTACGCGATGGTTGCGATGGTCGATCTGGCTCTGTTGTTGCGCGGAACGGGCGCAAGGCACGTCTCGCTGGCCGAAATCGCGCGCCGTCAGGACGTCAGTCAGGCCTATCTGGAGCAGCTTTTCGTCAAATTGCGCCGCGCGGGGCTGGTCGAATCGGTCCGCGGGCCCGGTGGCGGCTATCGTCTGGCGCGCGAACCGGCGGATATCCGCGTAAGCGAGGTGCTTGAGGCGGTCGAAGAGACGGTCTCGGCGATGGAAAAAGGCGCAGGCGCGTCCGGCGGGATGTCGGGCAGTCAGGCCCAGTCGATGACCAACCGCCTGTGGGAAAGCCTGTCGGCGCAGGTTTACGTGTTCCTGCACCAGACGACGCTGGCCGATGTGGCTGCCAATGGCCTCAAACCCTGTCCGGCGGTGCCCGGCCTGTTCCGGGTCAGCGCATGA
- a CDS encoding alpha/beta hydrolase — translation MPEVIFAGPDGRLEGRYHPQPNRDAPIAIVLHPHPQFGGTMNNKVVYNLHYAFHSLGFSVLRFNFRGVGRSQGEYDQGIGELSDAAAALDYLQSMNQNARHCWVAGFSFGAWIGMQLLMRRPDITGFVSVAPPANLYDFSFLAPCPASGLIINGTADRIAPPKDVTGLVNKLHEQKGITITHEQIEGSDHFFRDDELYMNPMLDTVKTYVKRRLSEVTR, via the coding sequence ATGCCCGAAGTAATTTTTGCCGGCCCCGATGGCCGTCTCGAAGGCCGCTATCACCCGCAACCCAATCGCGACGCGCCGATTGCCATTGTGCTCCATCCGCACCCGCAGTTTGGCGGCACGATGAACAACAAGGTTGTGTACAACCTGCACTATGCGTTTCATTCGCTGGGCTTCTCGGTCCTGCGCTTCAACTTTCGCGGCGTGGGTCGTAGTCAGGGCGAGTACGATCAAGGCATCGGCGAGCTGAGCGATGCTGCGGCGGCGCTCGACTACCTGCAGTCGATGAACCAGAACGCGCGCCATTGCTGGGTTGCAGGCTTCAGCTTTGGGGCCTGGATCGGCATGCAACTGCTGATGCGCCGCCCGGATATCACCGGCTTTGTGTCGGTCGCGCCGCCAGCCAACCTGTATGATTTCAGCTTCCTTGCGCCCTGCCCGGCTTCGGGTCTGATCATTAACGGCACCGCCGACCGCATCGCGCCGCCGAAGGATGTGACCGGTCTGGTCAACAAGCTGCACGAGCAGAAGGGCATCACCATCACCCACGAGCAGATCGAAGGGTCGGACCACTTCTTCCGCGATGATGAACTCTACATGAACCCGATGCTCGACACGGTCAAAACCTACGTCAAGCGCCGGCTTTCCGAAGTCACGCGCTGA